From Primulina tabacum isolate GXHZ01 chromosome 2, ASM2559414v2, whole genome shotgun sequence, one genomic window encodes:
- the LOC142523806 gene encoding putative polygalacturonase: MDFNLELRNRGMKRLIVSLLLLASSCATQYNGECESVRPLKPRPHSVSVSEFGAIGDGKTSNTVAFQNAIFYLKSFADKGGAQLYVPAGKWLIGCINLTSHLTLFLEKGATILGSQDYSNWALVEPLPSYGQGLDVPGTRYRSLIAGYNLTDVVITGNNGTIDGQGSLWWQLLNTLSLNHSRPHLVEFIGSNTVVVSNLTFLNAPAWNIHPAYCSNFLVQNITVYAPPDSPYTSGIVPDSSQYICIENSSISIGYDAVSLKSGWDEYGISFGKPTSNVHIRRCLLRSSSGSGIAFGSQMSGGVSNILVEHLSVQDSVIGIELKTAKGRGGYVKDIFVSDVYFENVQQGIRATGQSKFHPDDKFDPHALPVVSDITFEDIIGVNITISGIFSGIDESPFTSICLSNVSFSVGSDTNESWVCSNVMGRSLNVSPEACPELQNLSPDCFDFSHPKSQVAVLWHTILEPQLFMY; encoded by the exons ATAGTTTCGCTTCTGCTGCTGGCCTCGAGTTGTGCCACGCAATACAATGGAGAATGTGAGTCGGTTAGGCCTTTAAAGCCCAGACCGCACAGTGTGTCGGTCTCAGAGTTTGGAGCAATTGGAGATGGGAAAACTTCAAATACAGTAGCATTTCAGAATGCCATATTCTATCTCAAGTCCTTTGCAGACAAGGGCGGTGCCCAACTTTATGTTCCAGCAGGAAAGTGGCTCATTGGATGCATCAATCTTACCAGCCATCTTACTCTTTTCCTTGAAAAAGGCGCAACTATTCTTGGTTCTCAG GATTATAGTAATTGGGCTTTGGTTGAGCCCTTACCTTCTTATGGTCAAGGCCTTGACGTTCCTGGTACAAGATATCGAAGCCTGATCGCGGGATATAATTTAACTGATGTGGTTATAACGG GGAATAATGGAACCATAGATGGACAAGGTTCGCTTTGGTGGCAACTATTGAATACCCTATCCTTGAATCACAGTCGACCGCATCTGGTAGAGTTTATTGGCTCAAACACTGTCGTCGTATCAAACTTAACCTTCTTAAATGCCCCTGCTTGGAACATACACCCAGCTTATTGCAG TAACTTTCTTGTTCAGAACATTACAGTTTATGCTCCTCCTGACTCTCCATATACTAGTGGAATTGTCCCAG ATTCTTCCCAGTATATTTGCATCGAAAACAGCAGCATCAGCATTGGGTATGATGCTGTTTCCCTTAAAAGTGGTTGGGATGAATATGGAATATCATTTGGAAAACCAACATCTAATGTTCATATTCGAAGGTGTCTTTTGCGATCTTCTTCCGGCTCAGGTATCGCCTTTGGTAGCCAGATGTCTGGTGGGGtttccaatatactagtggagcaTCTTTCTGTGCAGGACTCTGTGATAGGGATCGAGCTAAAGACAGCAAAGGGGAGGGGTGGATATGTAAAAGACATTTTTGTATCTGATgtgtatttcgaaaatgtgCAACAAGGAATCAGAGCAACAGGTCAAAGTAAGTTTCATCCAGATGACAAATTTGATCCTCATGCACTGCCAGTGGTCAGTGACATTACATTTGAAGACATAATTGGTGTAAATATTACTATTTCTGGGATTTTTTCCGGGATTGATGAATCTCCTTTCACTTCAATTTGTCTGTCAAATGTTTCTTTCTCTGTTGGTTCTGACACGAACGAATCTTGGGTATGTTCCAACGTCATGGGCCGGTCTCTCAATGTGTCGCCTGAAGCATGCCCAGAACTCCAAAATTTGTCTCCGGATTGCTTTGATTTCTCACATCCAAAGAGCCAAGTCGCTGTCTTGTGGCACACCATTCTTGAACCCCAATTATTCATGTATTGA